A portion of the Homalodisca vitripennis isolate AUS2020 chromosome 2, UT_GWSS_2.1, whole genome shotgun sequence genome contains these proteins:
- the LOC124356281 gene encoding uncharacterized protein LOC124356281 isoform X2 — translation MDSFNFEKCSMRNSIICCELVIKIKQYINILQFESSRLSMLQLECNKLLDKFYSSKEEFDFLIKDSIRIKYIGEEDSLRVEEYIKEFSTFFMNVWQVGKLKFSEKGKRMKYICFVGNPLVEVMSTIQSFVQEVMVRLTYMPYHSECASIMHNICNQIHIELQEECLGSADTCLRQYIYLQAAIPFLQELKYLIHQYLITPGIHTDKQFVDTVILQIPAINKDMLKDDDKDMTEQQ, via the exons ATGgatagtttcaattttgaaaagTGCTCTATGAGGAACAGTATAATATGCTgtgaattagtaataaaaatcaaacaatat ATAAACATTCTCCAGTTTGAATCAAGCAGGCTAAGCATGTTGCAGTTGGAATGTAACAAACTATTGGACAAGTTTTATTCTTCCAAGGAAGAGTTTGATTTCCTCATTAAAGACTCAATCCGAATTAAATATATTGGAGAAGAAGACTCTTTGAGGGTAGAAGAATATATAAAggaattttcaacatttttcatGAATGTGTGGCAAGTGGGCAAACTCAAGTTTTCAGAAAAAGGAAAACGGATGAAGTACATATGTTTTGTGG GTAATCCGTTGGTGGAAGTCATGTCCACTATCCAGAGCTTCGTACAGGAGGTGATGGTCAGATTGACGTACATGCCTTATCATTCTGAGTGCGCTTCTATCATGCATAATATATGTAACCAA ATACATATAGAACTTCAGGAGGAATGTCTTGGCTCGGCAGATACTTGTTTACGCCAGTACATTTACTTACAGGCAGCCATTCCTTTCCTACAGGAACTCAAGTACTTGATACACCAATACCTTATAACTCCTGGGATACACACTGATAAACAGTTTGTGGATACTGTAATCCTTCAGATACCGGCCATCAACAAAGATATGCTGAAGGACGATGATAAAGATATG acTGAACAACAATGA
- the LOC124354197 gene encoding eukaryotic translation initiation factor 3 subunit E: MAKFDLTSSLAPYLDRHLVFPLLEFLSAKKIYNENEILQTKLSILNKTNMVDYILEIRQQLKLSEEESEPINALQKKREHVLEQLQQLQSEAQVVINIMNNEEASKSLDGMRDSKSITHFLQNEYGLKPEMMESLYKLAKFRYECGNYSVTSTLLYFYINVMPTTDKNYLNVLWGKLASEILLQQWDSALEELNRLRDFIDCNSFGSSLQLLTQRTWLIHWSLFVFFNHTKGRDLIIDMLLYKPNYLNAIQTMCPHILRYLATAVIINRPRRSALKDLVKVIQQESYTYKDPITEFLEHLYVNFDFESARLKLHECQTVLYNDFFLIACLEDFIENARLMIFETFCRIHQCISIQMLASKLNMSPDEAECWIVNLIRNARLDAKIDSKLGHVVMGTQPLSPYQQLLEKIDSLSVRSEALLTLIERKLKSRTQDIRWGAQDFAINA; this comes from the exons ATGGCAAAATTTGACTTAACAAGTTCACTAGCGCCATACTTGGATCGCCATTTAGTTTTTCCACTACTCGAATTTTTATCTGCTAAAAAG ATTTATAATGAAAATGAGATTCTTCAGACAAAGCTAAGCATTCTAAATAAGACTAACATGGTTGACTACATTCTTGAGATTCGCCAACAGTTGAAGTTGAGTGAAGAAGAGTCAGAG CCAATAAATGCACTACAGAAGAAGAGAGAACACGTGTTGGAGCAGCTGCAGCAACTCCAGAGTGAGGCGCAGGTGGTCATCAACATTATGAACAATGAGGAGGCTAGCAAGAGTCTGGATGGAATGAGAGACTCCAAGAGTATAACCCATTTCCTCCAGAATGAGTATGGT TTGAAACCAGAAATGATGGAAAGTCTGTACAAGTTGGCCAAGTTCAGATACGAGTGTGGAAACTATTCAGTCACTTCCACCCTCCTTTACTTCTACATCAATGTCATGCCCACAACAGACAAG AATTACCTGAACGTCCTGTGGGGTAAGTTAGCTTCAGAAATCCTGCTGCAGCAATGGGACAGTGCATTGGAGGAGCTTAACCGACTAAGAGACTTCATCGACTGCAACAGTTTTGGTTCTTCCCTTCAGCTGCTGACACAGCGCACCTGGCTCATCCACTGGAGCCTGTTCGTGTTCTTCAACCACACCAAGGGACGTGACCTCATCATTGACATGCTCCTTTACAAGCCCAA TTACCTAAATGCTATACAGACTATGTGCCCCCACATCCTGCGCTACCTGGCAACAGCTGTTATCATTAACCGGCCACGCAGAAGTGCTCTCAAGGATTTAGTCAAAGTTATACAACAG GAATCATACACGTATAAAGACCCAATAACTGAGTTCTTGGAGCACCTTTATGTCAATTTTGACTTTGAGAGTGCGAGACTAAAGCTGCACGAGTGTCAGACAGTCCTCTACAACGACTTCTTCCTCATCGCTTGTCTTGAAGATTTCATTGAGAATGCCAGACTCATGATATTTGAAACATTCTGCCGCATCCATCAGTGCATCAGCATACA AATGTTGGCATCCAAACTGAACATGAGCCCTGATGAGGCGGAGTGCTGGATCGTGAACCTGATCCGAAATGCCAGGCTGGATGCAAAGATCGACTCAAAGCTGGGTCACGTGGTGATGGGTACTCAACCACTATCTCCCTATCAGCAGCTGTTGGAGAAGATTGACTCACTGAGTGTGCGCTCAGAAGCTCTCCTGACACTTATAGAGCGAAAACTCAAGTCTCGCACACAGGAC ATTCGATGGGGAGCCCAAGATTTCGCCATCAACGCTTGA
- the LOC124356281 gene encoding uncharacterized protein LOC124356281 isoform X1 — protein sequence MDSFNFEKCSMRNSIICCELVIKIKQYINILQFESSRLSMLQLECNKLLDKFYSSKEEFDFLIKDSIRIKYIGEEDSLRVEEYIKEFSTFFMNVWQVGKLKFSEKGKRMKYICFVGNPLVEVMSTIQSFVQEVMVRLTYMPYHSECASIMHNICNQIHIELQEECLGSADTCLRQYIYLQAAIPFLQELKYLIHQYLITPGIHTDKQFVDTVILQIPAINKDMLKDDDKDMVTFRFVVDLLNGKLVDKDVLDHNSDIRPIVEDDINLKRSLLVTKTVEWIMQQYKIEDVSSVFHNLTHHLVPVDAIGRKRSCYDWTPYSLRTFNYPNPVDFIDTMDTSDIQKLDWSLVYNGSPSPQRKFSRRGRKTGLNNNEISTSNDLQPIRLQTLQTPLLPPLL from the exons ATGgatagtttcaattttgaaaagTGCTCTATGAGGAACAGTATAATATGCTgtgaattagtaataaaaatcaaacaatat ATAAACATTCTCCAGTTTGAATCAAGCAGGCTAAGCATGTTGCAGTTGGAATGTAACAAACTATTGGACAAGTTTTATTCTTCCAAGGAAGAGTTTGATTTCCTCATTAAAGACTCAATCCGAATTAAATATATTGGAGAAGAAGACTCTTTGAGGGTAGAAGAATATATAAAggaattttcaacatttttcatGAATGTGTGGCAAGTGGGCAAACTCAAGTTTTCAGAAAAAGGAAAACGGATGAAGTACATATGTTTTGTGG GTAATCCGTTGGTGGAAGTCATGTCCACTATCCAGAGCTTCGTACAGGAGGTGATGGTCAGATTGACGTACATGCCTTATCATTCTGAGTGCGCTTCTATCATGCATAATATATGTAACCAA ATACATATAGAACTTCAGGAGGAATGTCTTGGCTCGGCAGATACTTGTTTACGCCAGTACATTTACTTACAGGCAGCCATTCCTTTCCTACAGGAACTCAAGTACTTGATACACCAATACCTTATAACTCCTGGGATACACACTGATAAACAGTTTGTGGATACTGTAATCCTTCAGATACCGGCCATCAACAAAGATATGCTGAAGGACGATGATAAAGATATGGTGACTTTCAGATTCGTTGTTGATTTACTTAATGGCAAACTTGTTGACAAAGATGTGTTGGATCATAATTCAGATATTAGACCTATAGTGGAGGATGACATTAATTTGAAACGAAGTTTGCTGGTAACAAAAACTGTAGAGTGGATTATGcaacaatataaaattgaagatgTATCGAGCGTGTTCCATAATCTCACTCATCATTTGGTGCCTGTTGACGCAATTGGGAGAAAGAGATCTTGTTATGACTGGACTCCTTACAGTCTAAGAACATTTAACTATCCTAATCCTGTTGATTTCATAGACACTATGGACACATCTGATATACAAAAACTTGATTGGTCTTTGGTGTACAATGGTTCACCATCCCCCCAGAGAAAATTTAGCAGGAGGGGTCGGAAAACAGG acTGAACAACAATGAAATAAGCACAAGTAACGACCTCCAACCAATTAGACTACAGACCTTGCAAACACCTTTACTTCCCCCTTTACTATAA